A single region of the Desulfovibrio sp. genome encodes:
- a CDS encoding iron-containing alcohol dehydrogenase family protein: MFRNAKNVGYYMIGSGSLAQLGDLIGARRAAVNGPAVFFIDHFFEGKDLIAKLPVESKDMVVYVDTTSEPTTDSIDGYTDKVKAFLNGTAPCALLAFGGGCVLDTCKCVGNLLNNPGKAENYQGWELVKNPAPYKIAVPTLSGTGSETSRTGIICNEEKNIKLGMNSDYTMFEQVLLDPDLTASVPRNQYFYTGIDTYMHCFESITGSYRNVVVDSLAEKAIDLSKQVYLSSDMMSDENREKLMIASFLGGMAAGFVGVVHPLSAGLSMVLHMHHGIANCHALTVLEDIYPNEYKDFMAMMERQGIDLPKGICQGLTDAQYDALYGASIVHEKPLSNRLGPDFKKILTKENVIERFKRM, encoded by the coding sequence ATGTTTCGCAACGCAAAGAATGTCGGTTACTATATGATTGGTTCGGGCAGCCTTGCCCAGCTTGGCGATCTGATCGGCGCGCGCCGCGCCGCAGTGAACGGCCCTGCCGTGTTCTTTATTGACCATTTTTTTGAAGGCAAGGATCTCATTGCCAAGCTGCCCGTGGAAAGCAAGGACATGGTGGTCTATGTGGACACCACCAGCGAGCCCACCACTGACAGCATTGACGGCTACACCGACAAGGTGAAGGCCTTCCTTAACGGCACGGCCCCTTGCGCCCTGCTGGCTTTTGGCGGCGGCTGCGTTCTTGATACCTGCAAGTGCGTGGGCAACCTGCTGAACAACCCCGGCAAGGCTGAAAACTATCAGGGATGGGAACTGGTCAAGAACCCCGCTCCCTACAAAATCGCCGTTCCCACCCTTTCCGGTACGGGTTCCGAAACCTCGCGCACTGGTATCATCTGCAACGAGGAAAAGAACATCAAGCTGGGCATGAACAGCGACTACACCATGTTTGAACAGGTGCTGCTCGACCCTGACCTCACCGCCAGCGTGCCGCGCAACCAGTATTTCTACACGGGTATTGATACCTACATGCACTGCTTTGAGAGCATCACCGGCTCTTACCGCAACGTGGTGGTGGATTCCCTGGCTGAAAAGGCCATTGACCTCAGCAAGCAGGTCTACCTTTCCAGCGACATGATGAGCGATGAAAACCGCGAAAAGCTCATGATCGCCTCCTTCCTGGGCGGCATGGCCGCCGGTTTCGTGGGCGTGGTGCATCCCCTTTCCGCTGGTCTCAGCATGGTGCTGCACATGCACCACGGCATTGCCAACTGCCATGCCCTCACCGTGCTGGAAGACATCTACCCCAATGAGTACAAAGACTTTATGGCCATGATGGAACGCCAGGGCATCGACCTGCCCAAGGGCATCTGCCAGGGCCTTACCGATGCACAGTACGATGCCCTTTACGGCGCCAGCATTGTGCACGAAAAGCCCCTTTCCAATCGCCTTGGGCCGGATTTCAAAAAGATCCTCACCAAAGAAAACGTTATCGAGCGCTTCAAGCGCATGTAG